The Ananas comosus cultivar F153 unplaced genomic scaffold, ASM154086v1, whole genome shotgun sequence genome has a window encoding:
- the LOC109705689 gene encoding probable galacturonosyltransferase 3 isoform X1: protein MASRSRSFSSCGFLLLVVAIQFWILVHSVGSEKSDTVSLSFRFGASRSQKNGKEYRKMLNCRGCNGQKNINTPSAYTDVSGSVKFHTVKSVSLSASPVRKSSHEEPEQAKNLQIKELHLERKEQRNVKLIETAEDVKLQKQETDAGRSNHYNDDIRGQYSVWRREYGNILPDTTLKLMKGQIIMAKVYASIAEKRNLTDIAGKLKNHIASSEKATKDVNSDDKLPEGAHRHAEEMGKALSAAKEVLYDCAVIAKKLRAMVPSVERSITAQKEKGMYLLQYASKTIPAALHCLALHLTTDYFSQGHSNRSTSSSNRKRLEDTSLYHYAIFSDNILATSVVINSTVVNSKEPEKHVFHIVTDKLNFAAMKMWFIAHPPPKTTIDVQSHNAFKWLNSSHCLALGRSASTLSPGDAHLKHRNPRYLSVLNHLRFYMPELFPNLDKILLLDDDVVVQRDLTPLWSMDMKGMVNGAVEICGGSFHRFDAYLNFSDPRIYGNFYPHSCIWAFGMNIFDLKAWKNKDIMGVYHYWQEQNKDCDLWKLGSLPAGLVTFYHVTYPLEKHWHLHSLGYKRNISSSDIQKAAVIHYSGSYKPWLGSGLAIPEYRKYWSKYVPFDSRYLRRCHFYL, encoded by the exons TTTTGGATCCTTGTGCACTCAGTCGGCTCAGAAAAGTCAGATACTGTCTCCCTGAGTTTTCGTTTCGGTGCCTCAAGAAG TCAGAAAAATGGCAAAGAATACAGAAAGATGCTAAATTGTCGGGGCTGTAATGGTCAGAAG AATATAAATACACCTAGTGCATACACAGATGTCTCTGGCAGTGTTAAATTTCATACAGTGAAGTCAGTCAGCTTATCTGCTTCCCCGGTGCGAAAGAGCTCTCATGAAGAACCTGAACAGGCAAAGAATTTACAGATAAAG GAACTGCACCTGGAAAGAAAGGAACAAAGAAATGTAAAACTGATTGAAACGGCTGAAGATGTCAAACTCCAGAAGCAAGAAACTGACGCTGGACGATCAAATCATTACAATGATGATATTAGGGGACAATATAGTGTATGGAGGAGAGAATACGGCAATATTCTCCCAGATACGACTTTAAAACTCATGAAGGGTCAAATCATAATGGCTAAAGTCTACGCTAGCATCGCCGAGAAGAGAAATTTAACGGATATTGCTGgtaaattgaaaaatcacaTTGCATCAAGTGAAAAAGCTACCAAGGATGTAAATTCTGATGATAAACTGCCAGAAGG TGCACATCGACATGCAGAAGAGATGGGCAAAGCTTTATCTGCGGCAAAAGAGGTGCTATATGACTGTGCCGTTATTGCAAAAAAACTACGGGCCATGGTTCCATCTGTTGAAAGAAGTATAACTGCGCAGAAGGAGAAAGGCATGTATTTGTTGCAATATGCTTCAAAGACAATCCCTGCAGCACTGCACTGCCTTGCTTTACATCTCACAACAGATTACTTCTCACAAGGTCATAGTAATAGGAGCACAAGTTCATCAAACCGAAAAAGACTTGAAGACACCTCTCTCTACCATTATGCAATATTCTCGGATAACATACTTGCAACATCAGTGGTCATCAACTCCACTGTAGTAAATTCCAAGGAGCCGGAGAAACACGTGTTCCATATAGTCACTGACAAGCTGAACTTTGCAGCTATGAAGATGTGGTTCATAGCCCATCCTCCACCGAAAACCACAATTGATGTGCAGAGTCACAATGCTTTTAAGTGGCTTAATTCTTCTCATTGTCTAGCTCTTGGCCGTAGTGCATCTACTCTTTCACCTGGTGATGCTCATCTGAAGCATAGGAATCCCAGGTACCTGTCTGTGCTCAATCATCTCAGGTTCTATATGCCTGAACTGTTCCCAAACTTGGACAAGATACTGTTACTCGATGATGATGTTGTTGTTCAAAGAGATTTGACTCCACTCTGGTCTATGGATATGAAAGGGATGGTGAATGGAGCTGTAGAGATCTGCGGAGGTAGCTTTCACCGATTTGACgcatatcttaacttttcagacCCAAGAATCTATGGTAATTTTTATCCACATAGTTGTATATGGGCATTTGGGATGAATATTTTCGACTTGAAGGCGTGGAAGAATAAAGATATAATGGGAGTATATCATTATTGGCAAGAGCAG AACAAAGATTGTGATCTTTGGAAGCTTGGCTCGCTGCCTGCAGGCTTGGTCACATTCTACCATGTGACCTACCCACTCGAAAAGCACTGGCATCTTCATTCCCTGGGTTACAAGCGTAACATCAGCTCCTCGGATATTCAAAAGGCTGCGGTCATCCACTACAGTGGAAGCTATAAACCCTGGTTAGGCAGTGGCCTAGCTATCCCCGAGTACCGGAAATACTGGTCAAAGTATGTACCTTTTGACAGCCGCTATCTCCGTAGATGCCACTTTTACCTGTGA
- the LOC109705689 gene encoding probable galacturonosyltransferase 3 isoform X2, whose amino-acid sequence MVVSPASDFSIARFCFWILVHSVGSEKSDTVSLSFRFGASRSQKNGKEYRKMLNCRGCNGQKNINTPSAYTDVSGSVKFHTVKSVSLSASPVRKSSHEEPEQAKNLQIKELHLERKEQRNVKLIETAEDVKLQKQETDAGRSNHYNDDIRGQYSVWRREYGNILPDTTLKLMKGQIIMAKVYASIAEKRNLTDIAGKLKNHIASSEKATKDVNSDDKLPEGAHRHAEEMGKALSAAKEVLYDCAVIAKKLRAMVPSVERSITAQKEKGMYLLQYASKTIPAALHCLALHLTTDYFSQGHSNRSTSSSNRKRLEDTSLYHYAIFSDNILATSVVINSTVVNSKEPEKHVFHIVTDKLNFAAMKMWFIAHPPPKTTIDVQSHNAFKWLNSSHCLALGRSASTLSPGDAHLKHRNPRYLSVLNHLRFYMPELFPNLDKILLLDDDVVVQRDLTPLWSMDMKGMVNGAVEICGGSFHRFDAYLNFSDPRIYGNFYPHSCIWAFGMNIFDLKAWKNKDIMGVYHYWQEQNKDCDLWKLGSLPAGLVTFYHVTYPLEKHWHLHSLGYKRNISSSDIQKAAVIHYSGSYKPWLGSGLAIPEYRKYWSKYVPFDSRYLRRCHFYL is encoded by the exons TTTTGGATCCTTGTGCACTCAGTCGGCTCAGAAAAGTCAGATACTGTCTCCCTGAGTTTTCGTTTCGGTGCCTCAAGAAG TCAGAAAAATGGCAAAGAATACAGAAAGATGCTAAATTGTCGGGGCTGTAATGGTCAGAAG AATATAAATACACCTAGTGCATACACAGATGTCTCTGGCAGTGTTAAATTTCATACAGTGAAGTCAGTCAGCTTATCTGCTTCCCCGGTGCGAAAGAGCTCTCATGAAGAACCTGAACAGGCAAAGAATTTACAGATAAAG GAACTGCACCTGGAAAGAAAGGAACAAAGAAATGTAAAACTGATTGAAACGGCTGAAGATGTCAAACTCCAGAAGCAAGAAACTGACGCTGGACGATCAAATCATTACAATGATGATATTAGGGGACAATATAGTGTATGGAGGAGAGAATACGGCAATATTCTCCCAGATACGACTTTAAAACTCATGAAGGGTCAAATCATAATGGCTAAAGTCTACGCTAGCATCGCCGAGAAGAGAAATTTAACGGATATTGCTGgtaaattgaaaaatcacaTTGCATCAAGTGAAAAAGCTACCAAGGATGTAAATTCTGATGATAAACTGCCAGAAGG TGCACATCGACATGCAGAAGAGATGGGCAAAGCTTTATCTGCGGCAAAAGAGGTGCTATATGACTGTGCCGTTATTGCAAAAAAACTACGGGCCATGGTTCCATCTGTTGAAAGAAGTATAACTGCGCAGAAGGAGAAAGGCATGTATTTGTTGCAATATGCTTCAAAGACAATCCCTGCAGCACTGCACTGCCTTGCTTTACATCTCACAACAGATTACTTCTCACAAGGTCATAGTAATAGGAGCACAAGTTCATCAAACCGAAAAAGACTTGAAGACACCTCTCTCTACCATTATGCAATATTCTCGGATAACATACTTGCAACATCAGTGGTCATCAACTCCACTGTAGTAAATTCCAAGGAGCCGGAGAAACACGTGTTCCATATAGTCACTGACAAGCTGAACTTTGCAGCTATGAAGATGTGGTTCATAGCCCATCCTCCACCGAAAACCACAATTGATGTGCAGAGTCACAATGCTTTTAAGTGGCTTAATTCTTCTCATTGTCTAGCTCTTGGCCGTAGTGCATCTACTCTTTCACCTGGTGATGCTCATCTGAAGCATAGGAATCCCAGGTACCTGTCTGTGCTCAATCATCTCAGGTTCTATATGCCTGAACTGTTCCCAAACTTGGACAAGATACTGTTACTCGATGATGATGTTGTTGTTCAAAGAGATTTGACTCCACTCTGGTCTATGGATATGAAAGGGATGGTGAATGGAGCTGTAGAGATCTGCGGAGGTAGCTTTCACCGATTTGACgcatatcttaacttttcagacCCAAGAATCTATGGTAATTTTTATCCACATAGTTGTATATGGGCATTTGGGATGAATATTTTCGACTTGAAGGCGTGGAAGAATAAAGATATAATGGGAGTATATCATTATTGGCAAGAGCAG AACAAAGATTGTGATCTTTGGAAGCTTGGCTCGCTGCCTGCAGGCTTGGTCACATTCTACCATGTGACCTACCCACTCGAAAAGCACTGGCATCTTCATTCCCTGGGTTACAAGCGTAACATCAGCTCCTCGGATATTCAAAAGGCTGCGGTCATCCACTACAGTGGAAGCTATAAACCCTGGTTAGGCAGTGGCCTAGCTATCCCCGAGTACCGGAAATACTGGTCAAAGTATGTACCTTTTGACAGCCGCTATCTCCGTAGATGCCACTTTTACCTGTGA